GGCAGGAATAGGGCCGTACACCCAGGTGAGAACGCATGTGCCTGTTAAGAGAGCCGCGTTGGCTGAAGGCTCGCTCACACATGCTGCACTGATACGGCTGTGTGACCATGGTCGCAATGTTGACACGCTGCTGAGAAGCGCTGAGGTCGTTGGACATGCCTGCAGTCTGTTTGGCTGGGATGTCCAATTTCGTTGTATAAGTCATCTCAGTCTCATAAGAGAAGTCCTTGATATAAGGATTGGCGGTGACCACTGTATATGTCCTGCTATCATCAGAGTCGCTCGAGTCAGCTATACAGTGACTTTCGGTCGAAAGATAATGGTACTTTAGCTGTCCATGATAGGTGCTTGTATCATATTTCATTTGGCCTGAGATGTCATACATCTCTTCATGATCATTCTTAATATGTAGTGGTTCTGAACTTTTACTCCCAATCTTAACAGCTGTAGATGTTTCCACATTTGTATGTTCATAAGAGCTCTTCTGTCCTTTGGTATGAGCTAGCTCATTCCATGGATTTGAACCTGAAGCACTGTTTTTATGaattaattcatttgtttcagcACAGTTGGCATCAGTCTCACTTAAATGCAATGGACCTGGTATTTCTGTGCGATCTTCTGAACAGAAGTCTCTGAATAAATGACACTTCTCATCTTCAACAGAACTATTATCAGcattacatgtgttttttaTGTCAAAGGCTTCTAAGGTAAAATTTACAAaattttcctgtttgtttaattcACCATGGTTTAAGGTACCAGTGTTCCCATTGTCTGTAACATACTTGAATGCTTGGTTCCCATCATCATTTTTGGTGTTCAGTGTCGCACTAGTCCTTAAGTTTTCAACAGGTTTGGTTTGTGATCTGTCAGCTTTTAAACCAATAGAATTTTCATAGTGATGACAATGATGCTCTTCTGAAAAACCAGTTGGAAATTCATCTACAAGGGTGTTTGAGATGACAGACTGAATCTCTCTTTCATTCGGCTGTGCTTCAACAAACACTTCTTCATTCCAGTGTTTCTTCTCTTGTGTATTAGGAAGGATTTCACAGAGTTCCAAGTCAACGTTTTGGCCACTGTCTTTAGAGTATGTTTGTGGCTGTAGCTGAAAGGTGTTGTGTCCTGCTGCACTTGCATGGCATATAACAGGGACAGCTTCACAACTTGAACATGATGACACAGGTTTGTTATGTGGGTAAATGGATGAAGAAAAGGGGTTCCCTTCAATgagctttctctttttattggGCTCACTGGTGTCTGAAAGACATAAAGAAGATAGAATTAAGGAAATTACAATAACTGCCACACACTCCTCAAAAGGAAGCATGtgataaaaaagacaaatatttggTTATATTCAGTCAGCTGTTAAGCATTAATTATATATGCTTTGCTACACACATGGCATGATTGATAAGATGACATTATGAAACACTCGGGGCAGGTATCTATATCACTGCATACCCAGATTTAAGTAATGCAGCATTAATACTTTGATGTTGCATAATCTCTTGAATGCTTGAATAAAATGGTAAGAATAGTTGAGGAAATTCAACATAATAGTTCATAATTTAAGTCCTATAAGCCCCTTACCAGCTTCCTTGGTCTCAGAGAATGTATTTTGCCTGTATGTCAGCGCTTGTTGCAGATCctccatttgaaaatgaatggctgCGGAAAGCACCAAGTCCTCGTGGCTTTGTGGGGGTAGAGTCCCCATATAGATATAATCCAAAAGGAAATTTAGTGTTTCGGAAGAGAGGCAGGGGTGTTCCAAATCCAGCATACTCCCATGACTTGGAAGGATAGATGCAAAGACTGGACTGGAGGCAGCTAGGACATTTTTATGGGCCAAGAAGAGCTTCCCAGGGTTGATATGTAGTTGtataacacagtcacaaaactGTCCCATCTCTCTTTGTAAATTCAACTCTTTCAACAGAGCATGGGCATGATCACAGTCTGTAAAGGAGTGActtttcctctgcatttgaaatgagaaaaaatacaGTGAACGTGTAGAACATTTAAGCAGTCGTCTAtacagttcatttaaatgatctCTAAATAACTCATTATAAAAGCTCATCTCTAAATAACTTAATGTGCAACTGGAGATTTGGTTGGTTTACTCATAATTGGTGAACAGATGGAAGTGTGCCTAGGAAATggtaatataaaaatgtttagcAACACAGAGCATGCACTATCCATTTTTCCATGAATACAAAATAAGTACCATACAGTGTTAGTCAGTTTGAGTTCGTCAGTAAATCCGTAGTACATTATTGCCTTGCATGACaaaagacacaacacaaaacactcctGTGAACTTAAGATAACGTCACCCAAGATGACAGGCACGTGCGTGCAAGGATGGCATTACTTACGTTCATCTTGAAAACAATCCTAGAACAACTTTTAAAACCGTTTTACATGGGAAACTGTAATAACAGCCAAAATCAGAACGTTATATTCCAAGTGAACCGCTACGTGCGTTTTCATTCGGGAAACTGTCACACGCTTTTTCTTGTACGAGCCCGACGTGACATCTCTCAGTAGCTGCTTTTAGGGAGTCCCTGTTGTGACGTCAAAGTCTCCGTGTCCGTGTAAGGTAAGACCCAACCCACACTGTCCTACCAGTATCCCCTCATGTTCCATTAGGCTGCGAAAGCTCCCCCGTGACGTTTTGTTGACAACTCCAGAGGAGCAGTGCTACCACGTGCTAATCACACCAGTACTGTGAATGGAGTATGGGTAGTTCTGCACCCTTTAGGAGCTCTCTGGAGACGTTGATAACAAACTAGCTCGTACACTTATTAGGACTTCTGACAGAAATACTTTGTTTTAGTTGCAGCAGATCGGTGAATGTGAATGCACCTTTTCTCCAAGAAACTGAGAACTCAAGCAATtcaaattattaaaataatttgtttcagAATGAAGATGGACAGCAGTGTTTAATATCAGTTCATTTCGGTATATTTTACAAACGCATATGAGTATCATCAAAGTGACTATtagcagtaatagtagtagtagtaatcaTAGCATTAATAGTGGAAGTAGTAGTGCGAAGAAGCCATTCATTAAAAAATCTTAAAGTAGTAAGTGACCCGGGCAAGATCACATGCTGTGCCCAAAACAGTTGCCTAGTTGTAGTGCCCCAGTTACTGACGTGATGGTACGTGCGTTTCCACTTGGACGGCGGCAGACGCTAAAACACACGTACCGCCCAGAGCAAGGCTCAAACAAACATCTGACTGGTGTGTTACTGTTCCAGCTTTAGGTGCTTGTGACTGTAAGCTTAGCCAACTGTCTCCTATTATTAGACGGCTGAAAATTAACCCCAAACATCAATGTGTTGCCCTTCAGGAAAGACAACATGACCAAAACATAACACAGTCGAGGCAAAAATGGTGTGgctaaaaaaatgaatttcaacACTGTGCCGATAATATCGACAGTGTAGAAACTGTATAAATGTTGGCCCAAAATATCTGTGAACATTACGCGAAACTCTCAATGGTCCCTTCGGCTTGCCGTAGGGACATGCGTTATGCGTTGCTGTACGCAGTTACTCTTTCCTTTCTACCGTCTGATCCCGTGGCATCTGGCTGTGTCTGCCCGTGGGAGAATAAAGAGATAATGCCGTCGAAGATATTTGACTGTACCGACAGCGTTGTCCAAGGAGAGAATGTGGTCAGCGGCATGGAGATAAGCGAAGAGAACAAAGTAATGgtaatgatcattttaaatagACACTATTTAGTGTAGCTACTTAGCCAGGTGGCGAAAatctagctagctaactaagcCAGTTAGCATCATGTAGCGGTAGCACTCTACGGTGTGCCACAGAATACTAGGGGATTTAATTCCCTTACAGCTTGCCACTGTTGCAGGATCCATTCTTTGAGCATGTACTTTTTCGTCCTTATGAAAAATCTCCGATGGATGATTTTGAGAATGTATAACTTAAGAATGTTCGAGTTTGCATGCATTGCTAATAATATGTCCACGTGCACATGGGCCGCTGTTGCTTTTCACGTGACCTACTGACAAGCTGAAGCGTGTTGACGCTAAGCCTTGCTACGGTACAGCCACTCAGATATGTCGCTTTTCCTCTGCATGGTACCGGCTCGACTCGAGTCGACTCTACTCGCTTTTGTCGCTTTTCCGTTAGGCCAATCTAGTACCTGGTATCTGGCATCCGCTACTATTTTTCGTACCTACTCCGTCGTGTTCCCAAGCAAGCTGAGTAGTACCAAACGTACCATAACgtgaaaacactgcagactaCTGATTGGTCAGAGTGTCATAACAGTTTGACTGCCATTCACAGTTTCACCAGATTTTGATGTACTGGTGAACGTACTTGCACTATACAACCTGAATTAGCTGTCGGTTTGTTATGTCTTGATTTCTTACCACTGAAAGTGCATTGAACTTTTATTGTAAATTGCAAGCTGAGATGTGTTGGTTTAAGAATACTCGCTATTCTCTGCTGTAAGTCGCGTTTGCTAAATGACTACATGTAAATATAGACATTGTTTTTGGTCTTTGCCTCAGTGTTAGTTCGCCTTGACATGTAACGGTATTTGTACTGGTAAGGGCTGCGTGTAAATAATGACCTTAGCATTGCTGATAATGTGTTCTGTGGTGTCCgcagaagaaaaaagcaaaggatGGAAAgatcaagaagaagaaaactacCATAGCAGAAGAAACAGATGAGTGCACACCTCCAGCtcccaaaaagagaaaaagtgaaaaaatgaacacagccaTGGGGGACCTGCAAGAGTCCACTGATGTCAACGGAAATCTTGAACAGAGACcacttttaatgaaaaacaaatctctttcTAGTGAAGAGCCCAGCAGTGACTCATCAAATGACCAAATCAGTGAGGTAGCAATGTCTTTCTTTATCATGAATATttctgctcagtttttttttttgtagtttattCAGAGTTGTATGTAATTTCCTCTGGCAGAAGACCAGTccttttatttgtctgtgtggtatattgatatgtatttgtttgatcAGAACTCCTTGTCAATGTTTCCAATCAAACCAAATCTAACAATCTCCCTCCCATGAatttagaagaagaaaaagaagaaaaagataaatTCAGGGGACACTATAGCCAATGGAGTAACAACAGAATCTCTTAAGATCAACGGAGAGATCAATGGACATTCCGCAGAGACACCAGCACAGTCAAGTGAGGACTCAAGTAGTGACAGTGAAAAAGAATTGGTAGGTACCTGCTGTTTTGAGTTCAGTTATTCCTTTTGAAATGAATGCATGAACTCATCATTTGAAATCTTAGTTTACCTAAATTAATGGCTACAACAATGGCgcattttgcttgtttgttatgctatttatttatttaatttatttatgtgcTTACTTATTTACCTATTTACTCATATTGAAGACCCCAGAGCAGAAGGCAGGAGCGTTTTCAAATTTCCGAATCTCTCAGCAGACCATCAGATTACTTCAAGGTATGGACTCATTCACAGCTGCGACAGCCATTTTGGTACTATTCAAggcattgttgttgttaagcATGTTATgatgtttccatgacaacagctCTGTCTTCTTGCAGCACGCGGTGTGACATACTTGTTTGACATTCAAGTTAAAACCTTCAACGCAGTATATGATGGAAAGGATGTGGTGGGACAGGCCAGAACAGGCACAGGAAAAACATTCTCTTTTGCCATCCCATTGGTGGAGAAACTGTTGTCTGGGCcagaagacaagagaagaggCAGAGCCCCAAAGGTGTGTGACTTGCCATCGGGCTGACATTTCATTGGAAAACTGAAATTTCCAGAGAAACGATCATCTTTTTGACAGTGATCTGTCTGTGCATCTATTGCTTATTCGAATAATAGATATTTAGAAGTGGTAACAAATCTTGGCTCAAACAATAAAATGTACACATGACATTAGAATTTCAGCAAACTCGACTAAGTGAAAACCCATCAGATTACAAGTTTTGATTGATTGTTATTACTACCTAtgataatactactactactaccaccactactactgctaataatgTTTTATACTCATAGGTTCTGGTTCTTGCACCTACCCGTGAGCTTGCCATTCAGGTAGCTAAAGACTTCAAGGATATCACCAAAAAACTCTCTGTTACCTGTTTCTATGGAGGAAGCTCTTATAATCCTCaaggtgagttttttttctcccttaatCACAACAAATTGAACTGAAAAATCACACTTTCCACAACATGAAATTTGAATCCATGTTCGGATATGTTATCTACTTTATGTAGCGTTGATTATAGCAGCACCATTTATAATATGCTAACTAATCTGATGATTGCCTGATAATTTTACCcacaatacaaacatattttttataATATGCTAACTAATCTGATGATTGCCTGATAATTTACCCACAATACAAACATATCATGTTCCTTGCATCAGTTGATGCAATCCGCAGTGGTATCGATGTACTGGTTGGAACCCCGGGTCGCATTAAAGACCACCTCCAGAACAACAAACTGGACCTGTCTCAGTTAAAACATGTGGTTCTGGATGAAGTAGACCAGATGCTTGACATGGGCTTTGCTGAACAAGTGGAAGAGATCCTAGCTACCTCCTACAAAAAAGGTAACAAACAGAAACGCGATGTCAAAGCAATAGCTTCCAATGACGTAGGCTTTTCTGTGACCGGAGCAAATACATTTtgcactaaaacaaaaaaaaaacagtgtcctTATTGGATTTCAGACAAGCTCTATTGAACATCCATGTGTTCAAATGTGGAGTTATACAGTGTTCAggtttttttctcacttcacCGGACAGTAcaacttgtttgttttctaatatGAAATCAGAATACTCCTGTTGTTATTCATCATATCGATGAGTAATAACATGAATAGCAAAGCATTAGTGgtttggaataaaaaaaaaacatgaacatgttCTTATGAGGAAGTTCTCAACtcaataattcatttttcatatcatATGGGCTTTTGAGACTAAAAGCCTGTGTGAACATGTTTTCAGGTAGATAGAttgcctgtgttttttgttacCGCTGGTAAAGCCCCATTAAGCTTAAAAATCTTGAATGAGCTGATTCTTTGTTTCAGACTCTGAGAGCAACCCACAGACCCTGCTGTTCTCAGCCACCTGTCCTCCTTGGGTTTATGCAGTGGCCAAGAAATACATGCGGCCGCAGTATGTACATGTGGATCTCATTGGCAAAAAGACCCAGAAAGCTGCCACTACCGTTGatgtaagacttttttttgagTAAAAACAGCTTCTAGTGGTAACAAGTGCTTTAGGACTTATAATGATGGAATTAATCTCACATTTTGAGGCTGTTTGGCTCCATTTTGATGAGGTAGACCTTAAGCAACCTTGAAAGACTCTGATGATGAACTGCTCTGAGTGTACAAAGATATCAAGTAACTTCTGGTCTGACCGGTTTTGGAAGATTGAAGTGAGTGTTTATCTGCACAGATATCTCTTCCAAAGAAACTCGTGAACTTTttttgcacatgtttgtgtgtgcgcgcacgtgtacgtgtgtgtgtgggtgagtgtgtgtttgccagtcACTATGGCACCTGGGTTTTTCCCGTTTTGAGAGTTACACAGAATTGAACCTGCATTTAAATTGTTGTTCCTCATACATCATGTAAGGTTCCCAGTTTTCAAGGATTAAACAACTGCCAGACAGCCTGAGCACATAATGTAAAGAGTAGCTAAGTGGTTTGATAAAAACTTGCATCCTTATTACGATATTGCGCGCGTTAGATGCTACATTCAGTTGTTTATTGGTCGAGGTGCACAAACTGACAGTGTATCAAAACACTCCGAgtacacatcaaaacaaactagTTACAGTGTTGgggtgaatgctgggatagctTCAAAACAGACTTTGCACATGTAAAACAGAAAGTGAAACTGTATTTGTATATAACCAGTTCTGTCTGTCGAAAGGCGCGTGCCCTCCCTTTTGTAAAATTTCCCTCCATATTGTCAGTTGATGACAGATGTGACTGTCTTGCGTATATCATTTAGaacttttgtttgattttttttttttttttttttgtctagtaGAATCCTTCAGTATCACTGTGTAACTGCCATATCCATGCTGCACTCTGTGTCTGCAACCTCTACAGCCAACATAACTTTACCTTGTTTTTACTTAATATTTTCCCAATGCAATTTAATCAATGGCATAACTAACATGCCCCCAACACATAACTGTGCATTCCtgatgtctttctttctgaataGTCAAACATATGACCCTGTTTATGACTTACAATAGTGCTCTATTAGTGGTACTGAAATGAAGCTTTGAAAAAGGCTGTAAGAACCATTCGATAATTGAACAGTCAGTCGCGCACATTAAAACAAGCTACAAAAACTGTTTGACCCAGTTACAACTGGTATGTTTCAATATTGATGGGCTTGTCTTCCACCTACAAAAGTAAAACCTGCAATCCTATGGAAAATAGCAGTCATTTTATCTTGCATTTCTCCTATGTCCTTTGTCCTCTAGCGATTTGGTAGAGTTTCTGTCTAAACAACATAGGCTTTGTATTTGGAATGGTGAGTACAGAAGATCTGAGAATACGCCTTTTCTGACTAGACTTTCATTTGTCTTTCCCCCCAGCATCTTGCCATCGCCTGTCACTGGTCCCAGAGGGCAGCCGTCATTGGTGATGTCATACAAGTGTACAGTGGCAGCCATAGCCGCACCATTGTCTTCTGCGAGACCAAGAAAGAAGCCGGCGAGCTGTCGCTGAGTAGCTCTATCAAACAGGTCCACtataaaatacataaaccaTATTATTCAAAAAGTGTCAACGAAGGATCTCTTGTTTGAATCTTGtcattattcttatttttccACGGTCATTTTTGAACAGAGTGCTCAGTCGTTACACGGAGACATTCCACAGAAGCAAAGAGAAGTTACTCTGAAAGGATTCAGGAACGGGACCTTTGAGGTCTTAGTGGCCACAAACGTTGCTGCCCGAGGCTTAGATATCCCAGAAGTCGACTTGGTCATACAGTGTTCACCTCCTAAGGTACAACTTCAGGGCATCagttctctctttccatctttaaTATGTCGAGTTTTGTTATGCAAGCCCAATGTTATGAAGCTAAATTACAATTTGTTGTTACTGATGTTACAGTCCTGTTATTGAAAGATAATCTGAAGTGACAGTTGCTTTTATCCCTGTTTTGAACATATAGGATGTTGAGTCTTATATTCATAGAGCTGGGCGAACCGGGAGAGCAGGCCGAACTGGCGTATGCATCTGTTTCTACCAACGCAAAGAGGAAGACCAGCTCAGATATGTGGAGCAGAAAGCTGTGAGTCAACACCGACcaagaacacacactgactacacacaaatacatctcCAAAAAAAGCATGATTGAAACCTAATGAGCTTTCTTTCACTATGTTCATCAGGGAATCACATTCAAGCGTGTTGGAGTTCCAACTGCCAATGATATCATCAAATCTTCTAGTAAAGACGCTGTCAGGTAATTAACTCTGGGAGGGAAAAGTAAACATTCCGATTACCTTTTGAGCTACATGACCTCTGTGCttacaaaaacattgttttctatGGAAGGTACTTGGATTCCGTGCCAGCCGCGGCTATTGAGTATTTCCGTGGAGCTGCTGAAAAACTAATCGAAGAACGCGGTGCAGTGGAAGCCCTGGCAGCAGCTCTAGCTCACATATCTGGAGCTACCAGTTTAGAGCAAAGATCTCTTATCAACTCTGATGCCGtaagtgcgtgtttgtgtgtgttaaaaaagaaTCGCTGTCACGCTCTTGGTCACGGTGAATGATGGCCGGGTTACTCTAAATCACTTCTTGACGCGGACACAGAAATCCTTTATGCGGGCATAAACACAACAATTTCCTTTGATCTCCAAGAGGATTAGTCCGCCTAAACATCCTTCACTTGTGTAACACACATATGTTGTTATGTTTTCCTTGTTTTATGacgttttcttgtttgttttttagctcTTTCCTGGTCAGACATTTGAACTGTCCCTgccatatatataaaaagaacaaGTAATTTAAGAGTACACAAAGTGAAACTGTCTTGTGTTACTGTTGGGTGTGAGTGGACCCCTGACCGCCTCCGTGTCCTCACAGGGCTACACCACCATGATACTGAAGTGCTCACAGGAGATGCACAGCATCGGTTATGCCTGGAGGGGTCTTAAGGAGCAGCTCGGCGAGGAGATTGATAGTCAGATTCAACGCATGACCTTCCTTAAAGGCAAAAAGGTGAGTCAATTGGAGTAAAGTGTCTCTCTTACTGCAGAGAAAGATACCattactatgtttttttttttttttaaaccagtctgtggtttgttgttttACAGAAGAGTGTTgcaagggggagggggggaagggtgtttggtttttgttttttggggttttttttgagatgcTCTTGCcaaataatttctttctttcttttagggTGTTTGTTTCGATGTCCCCGTTGATAAAGTGAAAGGGATCCAGGTATGCTTACTCTTGTTGGGTTATTTTACTTTTTGAGATTGTTGTTCTTGCACAACCTGAAGTTAAGTGTGAGTAGCGTGCAGAAGCCTATTTGTAAATGTATAGTTTAAGAAAACATGGAAATCAATTTACCAAACTTCATTAAACTGCAGTTTCACTTTGAAAGTATCACTTTTCACTAAGCTAGCCAGTCGAATTAAGCAGGGATGAGTCTGCTGCATCAAATTTCACCTCCACTGTCAAGTGATGGATTGAGAACAACACCCAGATACTCTGTCTTACTGTGGTCAGGAGTTTACAAAGTGCTGTGTCAATTTTTTTTCGAATGTTGGGGGTGGGTACTCCACAGGAGGTCTGGCAAGATGGTCGGCGCTGGCAACTGTCCATGGCCATGGAGCTCCCAGAGTTGGAAGAGAGCATGCGTAACCGAGGCGACCGGGCATCGGGTGGATTCGGGGGTCGCGGCGGAGGCAGGGGCGGAGGCCGCGGAAGCTTCAGAAACAGCAACGGCAGCTTTAACAACAGGAGAGGACGGGGCggccgaggaggaggaggaggaggcgtaAAACGCAGCTTCAGCAGAGCGTTCGAGCGTTAGACATCGTCACGCACTCTCACTTCTCAGACTGTTCCCAGCCCCACGGCTGGTGTGTGctggttttttgtctttttttttcttttttttggcctggCCTTTGGGGAATCTacaccagtggttctcaactccagtcccgAGGGCacccctgtcctgcacatctttgttttaactcaggactgacacacttgATTCTgttgatcagttaatcatcaagcccttgattaactCCATTAACTGTGgcaatgaagagttaaaacaaagacgtgcaggacagggggccctcaggactggagctgagaaccactgatctACAGCATTCTACCCCTGGAAAGTTGCTCCCCAAAGCAGTCTTATTCTGAGCTAATTGCTTTTGCAATTGCATATATATGTAACTATTTGTATAAGCCCATTCACATGAATGAGATACATTTCATTAAAGTGGTCTCAATGCAAACACTTgctttgtttatattttgttcaTAAGGAGATAAAGATTACATCAAGACATATTTGCACATAACTGAATTCAGTGACTATTTCTGAAGTGTTGTTCTCATAAATGAATTAACTTGTCACTGGTATGATAATAAAATATTGTACAAAAGCATTATATGGAGTAAAATAGAAAGTTTATTtataaaacactgcagtcagtTAATAAAATATAATCAGTCCATTCATTTCAGCTCAAAATATGTCTGCAGTGTTACCTTGTAGTGATCATCCATACTGTTCTTAAAGCCTCTATGGTTAACGTATTTCAAAGGAAAACGTCCAGGCATTGTGATGGAACCGCTGGGTTCACAGCTTGTGGAGCACACACTCCTCTTTATTTACAATGCTTCTCCAGGCTCCAGGTtgttgtgtggagtgtgtcTGATCTGAAAAGGTGTTTGCATGTCTTGCTGGCAGCCTCATGTGTATTGACTTGATTGAGTTAAAGAGTTGTGAGTGTGACAGTACATCTGAGGAGGATACCCCGAATGATCCATTGTTTCACCTCAAAGAAGGAAATGAGATGGTGAGACTACAGTGTGTATCTAAACTTCTGTTTCttagggaggtgtgtgtgtgtatatatatatatgtgtgtgtatatatatatatataaatatatacatatatatatatatgtgtatatgtatatgtatatatgtatgtgtgtttgtgtgtgtatatatatgtgtgtgtgtgtatatatatatgtatatgtgtatatacacatatagtTGAATCTTTGAACAGTTTTAGATTAGTGGTGAGACTTACAGAGACACTCCATCCAGGTTGAGGTTGCTGGTCTCCAGCATCTGTCAGGCTCACAAGAGGGGTTCCAGTGTTCCATATTCTTCAAGTGGTCCACTATCTGCCAAGAACACATAACCCTAATGTCATTAATCTATTCTCATACCAAGTaagcatttcattcatttaaaaaaagataacaaCAACTACAAGTATTTACGCTTTTACAAAATTTTAACTTGCCTTTAATactgcctctgtctgttcttgGTCATCTGTGATGTTTTCATGGTTTCCTACTGCAACTGTAAttgaaacatttacaaaattGCAGATGGTTTTTCTCTGTTACATTTATTGGCATGTAattacactcatacactcagtAGTACTTCAATAAAGCCTCTTACTCTGCATTCCATTGGTCAGTGGTGATGAGCAGTAGAAGTGACTAGTTgatctctcctctttcactgaGTTAAAGGAAGAGtagctctctctttttatgaTATCAGAACTATATTCATGCTCACCATCTCTGTATTTCCAAAATGCCTCTGATAAAGGAAA
This sequence is a window from Chanos chanos chromosome 4, fChaCha1.1, whole genome shotgun sequence. Protein-coding genes within it:
- the ddx21 gene encoding nucleolar RNA helicase 2 isoform X1, with amino-acid sequence MPSKIFDCTDSVVQGENVVSGMEISEENKVMKKKAKDGKIKKKKTTIAEETDECTPPAPKKRKSEKMNTAMGDLQESTDVNGNLEQRPLLMKNKSLSSEEPSSDSSNDQISEKKKKKKKINSGDTIANGVTTESLKINGEINGHSAETPAQSSEDSSSDSEKELTPEQKAGAFSNFRISQQTIRLLQARGVTYLFDIQVKTFNAVYDGKDVVGQARTGTGKTFSFAIPLVEKLLSGPEDKRRGRAPKVLVLAPTRELAIQVAKDFKDITKKLSVTCFYGGSSYNPQVDAIRSGIDVLVGTPGRIKDHLQNNKLDLSQLKHVVLDEVDQMLDMGFAEQVEEILATSYKKDSESNPQTLLFSATCPPWVYAVAKKYMRPQYVHVDLIGKKTQKAATTVDHLAIACHWSQRAAVIGDVIQVYSGSHSRTIVFCETKKEAGELSLSSSIKQSAQSLHGDIPQKQREVTLKGFRNGTFEVLVATNVAARGLDIPEVDLVIQCSPPKDVESYIHRAGRTGRAGRTGVCICFYQRKEEDQLRYVEQKAGITFKRVGVPTANDIIKSSSKDAVRYLDSVPAAAIEYFRGAAEKLIEERGAVEALAAALAHISGATSLEQRSLINSDAGYTTMILKCSQEMHSIGYAWRGLKEQLGEEIDSQIQRMTFLKGKKGVCFDVPVDKVKGIQEVWQDGRRWQLSMAMELPELEESMRNRGDRASGGFGGRGGGRGGGRGSFRNSNGSFNNRRGRGGRGGGGGGVKRSFSRAFER
- the ddx21 gene encoding nucleolar RNA helicase 2 isoform X2, encoding MPSKIFDCTDSVVQGENVVSGMEISEENKKKKAKDGKIKKKKTTIAEETDECTPPAPKKRKSEKMNTAMGDLQESTDVNGNLEQRPLLMKNKSLSSEEPSSDSSNDQISEKKKKKKKINSGDTIANGVTTESLKINGEINGHSAETPAQSSEDSSSDSEKELTPEQKAGAFSNFRISQQTIRLLQARGVTYLFDIQVKTFNAVYDGKDVVGQARTGTGKTFSFAIPLVEKLLSGPEDKRRGRAPKVLVLAPTRELAIQVAKDFKDITKKLSVTCFYGGSSYNPQVDAIRSGIDVLVGTPGRIKDHLQNNKLDLSQLKHVVLDEVDQMLDMGFAEQVEEILATSYKKDSESNPQTLLFSATCPPWVYAVAKKYMRPQYVHVDLIGKKTQKAATTVDHLAIACHWSQRAAVIGDVIQVYSGSHSRTIVFCETKKEAGELSLSSSIKQSAQSLHGDIPQKQREVTLKGFRNGTFEVLVATNVAARGLDIPEVDLVIQCSPPKDVESYIHRAGRTGRAGRTGVCICFYQRKEEDQLRYVEQKAGITFKRVGVPTANDIIKSSSKDAVRYLDSVPAAAIEYFRGAAEKLIEERGAVEALAAALAHISGATSLEQRSLINSDAGYTTMILKCSQEMHSIGYAWRGLKEQLGEEIDSQIQRMTFLKGKKGVCFDVPVDKVKGIQEVWQDGRRWQLSMAMELPELEESMRNRGDRASGGFGGRGGGRGGGRGSFRNSNGSFNNRRGRGGRGGGGGGVKRSFSRAFER